In Pseudomonas fluorescens NCIMB 11764, a single window of DNA contains:
- a CDS encoding SCO family protein yields the protein MRTLDWVTLMVCFWIFSAMAFAHEGHEEPAPAVAAVQPASGTRDAKTWFTDTPLQDQNGETLRFYSDALQNRVVLLNVIFTRCDDACPLITRKLKEVRELLGDKADGITFISLTSDPLRDTPAVLKAYTLKQGVDGPHWLFLTGDKAQMDLVLGRIGQIVPTPEQHSTQLIVGDVANKRWSKIRPDAPAAAIAQRLQLLTMPVAGR from the coding sequence ATGAGAACCCTCGACTGGGTCACCCTGATGGTGTGCTTCTGGATTTTCAGCGCGATGGCGTTCGCTCACGAAGGCCACGAAGAACCTGCGCCTGCGGTGGCTGCCGTACAACCTGCAAGCGGTACGCGGGATGCGAAAACCTGGTTCACCGACACACCGTTGCAGGACCAGAACGGCGAAACCCTGCGTTTCTACAGCGATGCCTTGCAAAACCGCGTCGTGCTGCTGAACGTGATTTTCACCCGTTGCGATGATGCCTGCCCGCTGATCACCCGCAAGCTCAAGGAAGTGCGTGAGTTGCTGGGCGACAAGGCGGACGGCATCACCTTTATCTCCCTTACCAGTGATCCGCTGCGGGACACCCCGGCGGTACTCAAGGCTTACACCTTGAAACAGGGCGTCGATGGGCCCCACTGGCTTTTTCTCACCGGTGACAAGGCGCAAATGGACCTGGTGCTCGGACGCATCGGTCAGATCGTGCCGACCCCCGAGCAACATTCCACCCAACTGATCGTGGGTGACGTGGCCAACAAGCGCTGGAGCAAAATTCGTCCCGATGCCCCGGCCGCCGCCATTGCCCAGCGCTTGCAGTTGCTGACAATGCCTGTGGCCGGCCGCTGA
- a CDS encoding peptidylprolyl isomerase has protein sequence MKLKTLLILISMWVPVAFASNGPAAARVNGEEISEFRLERYFAEYLEDQGRALGSIRNPKAYKQLRQKALDALIDREVLWQEALKRGVVISDATVQRQVEQTRQAIGGAEKFARRLEDAGFDEAGFTEYTRRELAAQQVFAELTQVSGPDEKQVRAFYEEHRAEMTRPEEVQARHILIKVPQGADTTTVEAARLRLVEMQVKISQGADFADVARTGSEDASASQGGNLGYFPRGRMLPEFEAAAFTLAPGGVSEPVRTPLGWHLISVQNHLEAADVSEQQGLDWVRAYLVRQQQVRVRLEVLAQLRSRHRIERIDDD, from the coding sequence ATGAAGCTCAAGACTCTGCTGATCCTGATATCGATGTGGGTGCCCGTGGCATTCGCCAGCAATGGCCCGGCTGCCGCGCGGGTCAATGGCGAGGAAATTTCCGAGTTCCGCCTCGAGCGTTATTTCGCCGAGTATCTGGAGGATCAGGGCCGGGCGCTGGGCAGCATTCGCAATCCCAAGGCTTACAAGCAATTGCGCCAGAAGGCGCTGGACGCGTTGATCGACCGTGAGGTGCTATGGCAGGAAGCGCTCAAGCGCGGGGTGGTGATCAGCGACGCTACGGTGCAACGCCAGGTTGAACAGACCCGGCAAGCCATCGGCGGTGCCGAAAAATTTGCTCGTCGCCTGGAAGACGCCGGTTTCGACGAAGCCGGTTTTACCGAATACACCCGCCGTGAGCTCGCGGCGCAGCAGGTGTTTGCCGAGCTGACCCAAGTGAGCGGGCCGGACGAAAAGCAGGTCCGCGCGTTTTACGAAGAACACCGTGCCGAAATGACTCGGCCCGAAGAAGTGCAGGCGCGGCACATCCTGATCAAAGTCCCTCAGGGCGCCGATACCACCACAGTCGAAGCGGCGCGGCTACGCTTAGTGGAGATGCAAGTGAAAATCAGCCAGGGCGCCGACTTTGCCGACGTGGCACGGACCGGGTCCGAGGATGCTTCCGCAAGCCAAGGCGGAAACCTGGGCTATTTTCCTCGTGGGCGTATGCTGCCTGAGTTCGAAGCGGCAGCTTTTACCCTGGCGCCCGGCGGGGTCAGCGAGCCTGTTCGCACACCGCTGGGCTGGCACTTGATTAGTGTGCAGAACCACTTGGAGGCGGCCGATGTCTCAGAGCAACAGGGACTTGACTGGGTTCGGGCCTACCTTGTCCGGCAGCAACAGGTCCGTGTTCGTCTTGAGGTTCTGGCACAGCTTAGATCGCGCCATCGAATCGAACGGATTGACGATGATTGA
- a CDS encoding GspMb/PilO family protein, whose translation MRIPRLIVHEYLQGLGIPGLAGLAMLALALVYGLAGLVPDWQSLQQLSQQTRDAGEYLARVEDGSVAAPVVPQRQLDDFRSKLPSQPQATVAIDKIYALAAQEHITLARGEYALGIDPKTHLARYQILLPVRGSYPQLRRFLHALLGQLPAVVVEDVEFQRKKIADTDLTGRIRMTLYLSRS comes from the coding sequence ATGCGAATCCCTAGATTGATCGTCCACGAATACCTGCAAGGCCTGGGCATTCCCGGTCTGGCGGGGCTGGCAATGCTGGCGCTGGCGTTGGTCTATGGTCTGGCGGGCCTGGTGCCGGACTGGCAGTCGCTGCAACAGCTCAGCCAGCAGACCCGCGACGCCGGCGAGTACCTGGCCAGGGTGGAAGACGGTAGTGTCGCCGCCCCGGTGGTGCCGCAACGTCAGCTCGACGACTTCCGCAGCAAGCTGCCTTCGCAACCTCAGGCTACCGTCGCCATCGACAAGATCTACGCGCTGGCGGCCCAGGAACACATCACCCTGGCGCGCGGTGAATATGCCTTGGGCATCGACCCTAAAACCCATCTGGCCCGCTATCAGATTCTGCTGCCGGTGCGCGGCAGCTACCCGCAACTGCGGCGCTTCCTGCATGCCTTGCTCGGCCAGTTGCCGGCGGTGGTGGTGGAGGACGTGGAGTTCCAGCGCAAGAAAATCGCCGACACCGACCTGACCGGGCGGATCCGCATGACCCTTTACCTGTCGAGGTCATGA
- a CDS encoding response regulator — protein MLNKVLVVEDEQLLAQNLKDYLQAQALDVRIAHDGATGIGEAEQFAPDVMVFDYRLPDMEGFEVLDAVRQNRNCHFVLITGHPTAEVCERARQLGVSHILFKPFPLAELARAVCDLLGMEREPKAGVSTCEGFVERRQSRTESFPLQLYDGSWVLADRRRSSSTSMAPDDEQLLTGE, from the coding sequence TTGTTGAACAAAGTACTGGTTGTCGAAGACGAACAGCTGCTTGCACAAAACCTCAAGGATTACCTTCAGGCGCAAGCGCTGGACGTCCGGATTGCACATGACGGTGCGACGGGAATCGGCGAAGCCGAACAGTTTGCACCCGATGTGATGGTGTTCGATTACCGCTTGCCCGATATGGAAGGCTTTGAGGTGCTCGATGCCGTCCGCCAGAACAGGAACTGTCATTTTGTGCTGATTACCGGGCACCCAACCGCTGAAGTCTGTGAGCGGGCCCGGCAACTGGGAGTCAGCCATATCCTGTTCAAACCGTTTCCATTGGCGGAACTGGCCCGTGCAGTCTGTGACCTTCTGGGAATGGAGCGCGAACCCAAAGCCGGCGTGAGCACATGCGAAGGTTTTGTCGAACGACGCCAGAGCAGGACCGAGAGTTTCCCGCTGCAGTTGTACGACGGCAGTTGGGTGCTGGCGGATCGTCGACGAAGTTCATCGACCTCCATGGCACCGGACGACGAACAATTGCTCACCGGGGAGTAG
- a CDS encoding GspE/PulE family protein encodes MDRLSLAVEPAQLECVPSRFSSEQLSQARSLAASSGERMLEALGTLCELAPMPFIQCLGATLHYPVLDTDSLFKATPVFDRVTLAQCLKREFILLRHDEAVIGVFADPFDTSRLAWIDDCLHGAPLYLVHADDLKAYLARHEESFHAVESLNAQAEANIEIDTLQSLSLTSISEDASVVVKLVNSTLYDALKMHASDIHLGTTGSGLVIKYRIDGVLNNISKIQGSEFAEQVISRVKVMAELDIGEKRVPQDGRFKIGISGRQIDFRVSIMPSIFGEDAVLRVLDKQDLADKVCGVQLQALGFEDETLRQLRRLAAEPYGMVLVTGPTGSGKTTTLYAMITEINHGVDKIITIEDPVEYQLPGVLQIPVNEKKGLTFARGLRSILRHDPDKIMVGEIRDPDTAQIAVQSALTGHLVFTTIHANNVFDVIGRFTQMEIDPYSLVSALNAVLAQRLIRLVCTTCSAPSHPTDDELRASGLDPHNVDQYRFVLGKGCGHCRGTGYRGRTAIAELLHLDDELRQMIVERQPISKIKAHACKRGLRLLRESALELVADGRTTLEEINRVTFVS; translated from the coding sequence ATGGACCGTCTATCCCTTGCCGTCGAACCGGCGCAGTTGGAATGTGTACCGTCTCGCTTTTCCAGTGAGCAACTCTCCCAGGCACGATCACTGGCCGCCAGTTCCGGCGAGCGGATGCTCGAAGCCCTCGGGACGCTGTGCGAACTGGCTCCCATGCCCTTCATCCAGTGTCTCGGCGCAACCTTGCATTACCCGGTGCTCGACACCGACAGCCTGTTCAAGGCCACCCCGGTGTTCGACCGGGTCACCCTGGCCCAATGCCTCAAGCGCGAATTCATCCTGCTGCGTCACGACGAGGCGGTCATTGGCGTGTTTGCCGACCCTTTCGATACTTCGCGCCTGGCCTGGATCGATGACTGCCTGCACGGCGCGCCGCTGTACCTGGTGCATGCCGACGACCTGAAGGCCTATCTGGCGCGCCACGAAGAAAGCTTCCATGCGGTGGAGTCGCTCAACGCTCAGGCTGAAGCCAACATCGAAATCGATACCCTGCAAAGCCTGTCCCTGACCAGCATCAGCGAAGACGCCAGCGTCGTCGTCAAACTGGTCAACTCGACCCTGTACGACGCGCTGAAAATGCATGCCAGCGACATTCATCTGGGCACCACCGGCAGCGGTCTGGTGATCAAGTACCGCATCGACGGCGTGCTCAACAACATCAGCAAGATCCAGGGCAGCGAGTTTGCCGAACAAGTGATTTCCCGGGTCAAGGTCATGGCCGAACTGGACATCGGCGAGAAACGCGTGCCCCAGGACGGTCGCTTCAAGATCGGCATCAGTGGTCGGCAGATCGACTTCCGGGTGTCGATCATGCCGAGCATCTTCGGTGAAGACGCGGTGCTGCGGGTGCTCGACAAACAAGACCTGGCGGACAAGGTCTGCGGCGTGCAGTTGCAAGCGCTGGGCTTTGAAGACGAGACCCTGCGCCAACTGCGCCGGCTGGCCGCCGAACCCTACGGCATGGTGCTGGTGACCGGTCCCACCGGCAGCGGCAAAACCACCACGCTCTACGCGATGATCACCGAGATCAACCACGGCGTGGACAAGATCATCACCATTGAAGACCCGGTGGAATATCAATTGCCGGGCGTGTTGCAAATTCCGGTCAACGAGAAGAAAGGCCTGACCTTCGCCCGGGGGCTGCGCTCGATCCTGCGCCACGATCCGGACAAGATCATGGTCGGTGAAATCCGCGACCCCGACACCGCCCAGATCGCCGTGCAATCGGCGCTCACCGGGCACCTGGTGTTCACCACCATCCACGCCAACAACGTGTTCGACGTGATCGGCCGGTTCACCCAGATGGAAATCGACCCTTACAGCCTCGTCTCCGCGCTCAATGCCGTGCTGGCCCAGCGTTTGATCCGCCTGGTCTGCACCACGTGCAGCGCGCCGAGTCACCCGACCGACGACGAACTGCGCGCCTCGGGGCTCGATCCGCATAACGTCGATCAGTACCGCTTCGTTCTCGGCAAGGGTTGCGGCCATTGCCGGGGCACCGGCTACCGCGGGCGCACGGCGATTGCCGAGCTGCTGCACCTGGACGACGAGCTACGGCAGATGATCGTCGAGCGCCAACCGATTTCGAAAATCAAGGCCCATGCGTGCAAACGTGGCTTGCGCCTGCTGCGCGAGTCGGCGCTGGAACTGGTTGCAGATGGGCGGACCACGCTCGAGGAGATCAATCGTGTCACTTTTGTCTCGTGA
- a CDS encoding YncE family protein: MNRTIKVASGVLIVAIALVWLGVWRTTPQTLLTEVALPDTWSGQTLQRDGVSVALEVRPLAEDGVLREGEFADVRFRVSDSASGQPLSGVNPGAWLDPETVAADQAQGREQSCKSRVGVFLKSSIGARPLLDLNSYFLLVMNRDASVSVVDPSVSVGGITSTMARIDLKQPPMDWVTTRDNKRVFISMPTAGEVAVIDSEQFKLIDSVTAGSHPVRVALQPDERLLWVGNNASKAEESGVTVIDPQSLKALKHLATGSGHHEIAFSTDSRFAFVSNRDDGTLSIIDIASLTISKKLQTGSNPLSVVYSPLSQAVYVADGKDGTVTVVDGASLDVRRVIKTRQGLGPMGFSADGRFGIVLNTLENQAAVIDAGTDALIHELDVSAEPYQVVFTKAYAYVRGLASAKVTMINLSSLGEGRVPISQGFDAGPQAPRLAGDLPLASSLAVSRDDNAVFVVNPVDNTTYFYAEGMNAPMSGYPNRGQVARAALVIDRSLREVEPGLYSARIRLPDAGRLDVAFLLNQPNIIHCFTALVEPDTRLAKLPGAPTVEFMLDTSTAVLDRPYTVRFRIVQGQQKAQRSGLKDVQVRYFRAPTSRARAVAALEIGNGVYEAPVNLDQQGAWYLHVRAASLGASFDNKTFASVRVLPGDAH; this comes from the coding sequence ATGAATAGAACAATCAAGGTCGCCAGCGGTGTGTTGATTGTCGCAATAGCGCTGGTCTGGCTCGGCGTCTGGCGCACGACACCGCAGACCCTGCTCACCGAAGTGGCGCTGCCGGACACCTGGAGTGGCCAGACGCTGCAGCGCGATGGTGTGTCGGTCGCGCTGGAAGTACGGCCATTGGCCGAGGACGGCGTGTTGCGCGAAGGCGAATTTGCCGACGTACGCTTCCGGGTCAGTGACAGTGCGTCGGGTCAACCGCTGTCGGGCGTCAATCCCGGTGCCTGGCTGGACCCGGAAACCGTCGCCGCCGATCAGGCCCAGGGCCGGGAGCAGAGCTGCAAATCCCGGGTCGGGGTCTTCCTCAAATCCAGCATCGGCGCGCGGCCGCTGCTCGACCTCAACAGTTATTTCCTTTTGGTGATGAACCGCGACGCCAGCGTTTCGGTGGTCGATCCTTCGGTTTCGGTGGGTGGCATCACCAGCACCATGGCGCGCATCGACCTCAAGCAACCGCCAATGGATTGGGTCACCACCCGAGACAACAAACGTGTGTTCATCTCCATGCCCACTGCCGGCGAAGTGGCGGTGATCGACAGCGAGCAATTCAAGTTGATCGACTCGGTCACCGCCGGCAGCCACCCGGTGCGCGTGGCATTGCAACCGGACGAGCGCCTGCTGTGGGTCGGCAATAACGCATCGAAGGCTGAGGAGTCCGGGGTCACGGTGATCGACCCCCAGAGCCTGAAGGCCCTGAAGCACCTGGCCACTGGTAGCGGGCACCACGAAATTGCCTTCAGCACGGACAGCCGTTTCGCCTTCGTCAGCAACCGTGACGACGGAACGCTGAGCATCATCGACATCGCCAGCCTGACAATCAGCAAAAAACTTCAAACCGGCTCCAACCCGCTGTCGGTGGTCTATTCGCCGCTGTCCCAGGCGGTGTATGTCGCTGACGGCAAGGACGGCACCGTCACCGTCGTAGATGGCGCCAGCCTTGATGTGCGCCGGGTGATCAAAACCAGGCAGGGCCTGGGCCCGATGGGTTTCAGCGCAGACGGTCGTTTTGGCATCGTGCTCAACACGCTGGAGAACCAGGCTGCCGTGATCGACGCCGGCACCGACGCGCTGATCCATGAGCTGGACGTATCCGCCGAACCCTACCAGGTGGTGTTCACCAAGGCCTACGCCTACGTGCGCGGCCTGGCCTCGGCCAAAGTCACCATGATCAACCTGTCGTCGCTGGGCGAGGGCCGTGTGCCGATCAGCCAAGGCTTCGACGCCGGGCCGCAGGCGCCACGACTGGCCGGCGATTTGCCCCTGGCTTCGAGTCTCGCGGTGTCGCGTGATGACAACGCAGTGTTCGTGGTCAATCCGGTGGACAACACCACTTATTTCTACGCCGAAGGCATGAACGCGCCGATGTCCGGTTACCCCAATCGCGGGCAGGTGGCGCGGGCGGCCCTGGTCATCGACCGCAGCCTGCGCGAAGTCGAGCCGGGGCTGTACAGCGCGCGTATCAGGCTGCCAGACGCAGGCCGGTTGGATGTGGCGTTTCTGCTGAATCAGCCAAACATCATCCACTGCTTCACCGCACTGGTAGAGCCGGATACACGCCTTGCCAAGCTCCCCGGCGCACCGACAGTCGAATTCATGCTCGACACGTCCACCGCTGTCCTCGACCGTCCTTACACCGTGCGCTTCCGCATCGTTCAAGGCCAGCAGAAGGCACAGCGCAGTGGCCTGAAGGATGTTCAGGTGCGCTACTTCCGCGCCCCGACTTCGCGCGCCCGGGCAGTCGCCGCCCTTGAGATCGGCAACGGGGTCTATGAAGCGCCAGTGAACCTCGACCAGCAGGGCGCCTGGTACCTGCATGTGCGCGCCGCATCCCTGGGCGCGAGTTTCGACAACAAGACTTTTGCCAGCGTTCGGGTCCTGCCCGGCGATGCCCACTGA
- a CDS encoding SCO family protein, translating to MNRFAHRGLLTFCLLAAGIGQALAHSADEHAGHDMPAKDASSESAQVKFADVALVDQNGQPVRLEKDLVDNKIVVMSFIYTSCTTVCPVVSSIMGKVQKQLGARVGAEVQLVSISIDPQRDDAKRLNDYARAFQNGPGWSWLTGSSQSINATLKGLGNFSGDFKNHQPLILVGDGNSRHWTRYYGFTDPVVLTREVEKLSGQRNAHAKHTAIAMEHQP from the coding sequence ATGAACCGATTCGCACACCGTGGACTGCTGACGTTCTGCCTGTTGGCCGCCGGTATCGGGCAAGCCCTGGCACACTCGGCGGATGAACACGCCGGTCACGACATGCCGGCCAAAGACGCCAGCTCGGAAAGTGCCCAGGTCAAATTCGCCGACGTGGCGCTGGTGGACCAGAACGGTCAGCCGGTGCGTCTGGAAAAAGACCTGGTGGACAACAAAATCGTGGTCATGAGTTTCATCTACACCAGCTGCACCACGGTGTGCCCGGTGGTGTCGTCGATCATGGGCAAAGTGCAGAAACAGCTGGGTGCGCGGGTGGGCGCCGAGGTGCAACTGGTGTCGATCAGCATCGACCCGCAGCGCGATGACGCCAAGCGTCTGAACGACTACGCCCGCGCCTTCCAGAACGGTCCGGGCTGGAGCTGGCTGACCGGCAGTTCGCAATCGATCAACGCCACCCTCAAGGGCCTCGGCAACTTCAGCGGTGACTTCAAAAACCATCAACCGCTGATCCTCGTCGGCGACGGCAATAGCCGCCACTGGACGCGCTATTACGGCTTCACCGACCCGGTCGTGCTGACCCGTGAAGTGGAAAAACTCAGCGGCCAGCGCAACGCGCACGCCAAGCACACCGCCATCGCCATGGAGCATCAGCCATGA
- a CDS encoding PilN domain-containing protein, with protein sequence MRALNLDFQPRRRSGPLGWSLLAVGIVLVLGCILVQQHLSDETAQQQGHLQTAQRVLTGDNGTKVSLTPAETREQAQNLAEMRKVSQQLRRPWESLFALLEAMPRDNIALLTLTPDARKGQLRISAEAKDLDAMLDFHRNLEASDELSDVSLLSHEIVANVPEHPVQFNLSATWEIGDANP encoded by the coding sequence ATGCGCGCCCTGAACCTCGACTTTCAGCCGCGCCGCCGCTCGGGCCCCCTGGGCTGGAGCCTGTTGGCCGTGGGCATAGTGCTGGTGCTGGGTTGCATCCTCGTTCAGCAGCACCTCAGTGACGAAACCGCGCAACAACAGGGCCATCTGCAAACCGCCCAGCGCGTCCTCACCGGCGACAACGGCACCAAGGTCAGCCTGACGCCGGCAGAAACCCGCGAGCAGGCGCAAAACCTCGCCGAGATGCGCAAGGTCTCGCAGCAACTGCGTCGGCCTTGGGAGAGTCTGTTTGCCCTGCTCGAAGCCATGCCTCGCGACAACATCGCCTTGCTGACCCTGACACCCGATGCCCGCAAGGGTCAGCTCAGGATCAGCGCCGAGGCGAAAGACCTCGACGCCATGCTCGACTTCCACCGCAACCTCGAAGCCAGCGACGAGCTGTCCGATGTGTCGCTGCTCAGCCACGAAATCGTGGCCAACGTGCCGGAGCACCCGGTGCAATTCAACTTGTCGGCTACCTGGGAGATTGGCGATGCGAATCCCTAG
- a CDS encoding ABC transporter substrate-binding protein, with protein sequence MKTALILGLLLIGGVHFAAGALPLNPNESAGKRLYREGVSNSGEPIMARVGAAGMMLPATSLPCANCHGTDGLGRPEGGVRPPDLSWSRLTSTYGQQQINGRNYPAYTEGTLARAIQEGRDPGNNRLDPAMPRFVLSMNDQRNLTAYLKRLADERDPGLTPDSLHLGTLLPSQGALAEEGATVAAVLNGSVARINQAGGIHGRQLRLTILDPGPDRASAEQALDRLIEQEQVFALIAPLVPALDTQLVTRLERAGIPLIGPLSLQGTAQSSRQIFEPLPGLREQLIALADYATGSLRVLQGPTLITYPDEPGQRLAAQNLSRYLQDRAWQNVSLQAYEPMQDELPLGSRSVFYLGSGGGFSRLAERLQTAGQVPYLFATSNQVAGDLLQVPSGFSRRVFLSYPFVPSDWTLAGRLALTQVREQQGLGGQHAVLQVGAFSSMLLLSEGMKQAGRDASREKLINALEGLHDFDTGLTPLISFGPGRRLGLSGAHIVTVDLPDQRFYLVAPYKPIAATP encoded by the coding sequence ATGAAAACAGCCCTTATCCTTGGCTTGCTGCTGATCGGTGGCGTGCATTTCGCTGCCGGCGCGTTGCCCTTGAACCCCAACGAAAGTGCCGGGAAGCGGCTGTATCGCGAGGGCGTGTCCAACAGCGGTGAGCCGATCATGGCGCGGGTCGGGGCGGCGGGCATGATGCTGCCGGCCACCAGCCTGCCGTGCGCCAATTGTCACGGCACCGATGGCCTGGGCCGTCCCGAAGGCGGGGTGCGACCGCCTGACCTGAGCTGGTCGCGGCTGACCAGCACCTACGGCCAGCAGCAGATCAATGGGCGCAATTATCCGGCGTACACCGAAGGCACGTTGGCGCGGGCGATCCAGGAAGGGCGCGATCCCGGCAACAATCGTCTCGACCCGGCGATGCCACGGTTCGTGCTGTCGATGAATGATCAGCGCAACCTTACGGCCTACCTCAAACGCCTGGCCGATGAGCGCGATCCTGGCCTGACGCCGGACAGCCTGCATCTGGGCACGCTGTTGCCCAGCCAGGGAGCGTTGGCCGAGGAGGGTGCGACGGTGGCGGCGGTGCTCAACGGCAGCGTGGCGCGAATCAACCAGGCCGGCGGGATTCATGGCCGGCAGTTGCGCCTGACCATCCTCGATCCGGGCCCGGACCGTGCCAGTGCCGAGCAGGCGCTGGACCGGCTGATCGAGCAGGAACAAGTGTTCGCCCTGATCGCGCCACTGGTGCCGGCACTCGACACGCAATTGGTCACACGCCTGGAACGGGCCGGCATTCCGCTGATCGGCCCGCTTTCCCTGCAAGGCACGGCCCAGAGCAGTCGGCAAATTTTCGAACCACTGCCGGGCTTGCGTGAACAACTGATCGCCCTGGCCGATTACGCCACCGGCAGCTTGCGTGTGCTTCAGGGACCGACGCTCATCACCTATCCGGATGAGCCCGGCCAGCGACTGGCGGCGCAGAACCTCAGCCGGTATCTGCAAGATCGCGCCTGGCAAAACGTCAGTCTGCAAGCCTACGAGCCGATGCAGGACGAACTGCCGCTGGGCTCGCGCTCGGTGTTTTACCTGGGCAGCGGCGGTGGTTTCAGCCGCCTTGCCGAACGCTTGCAGACAGCAGGGCAGGTGCCTTACCTGTTTGCCACGTCGAATCAGGTGGCCGGCGACCTGTTGCAGGTGCCCAGCGGTTTTTCCCGCCGGGTGTTCCTGTCCTATCCGTTCGTGCCCAGTGACTGGACGCTGGCCGGGCGCCTGGCCCTGACCCAGGTGCGTGAGCAGCAGGGGCTCGGCGGCCAGCATGCGGTGCTGCAAGTCGGCGCGTTCAGCTCGATGCTGTTGCTCAGCGAAGGCATGAAACAGGCCGGGCGTGACGCCAGCCGCGAAAAGCTGATCAATGCGCTGGAAGGCCTGCATGACTTCGATACCGGGCTGACCCCGCTGATCAGCTTCGGCCCGGGCCGACGCCTGGGGTTGAGCGGCGCGCATATCGTCACCGTGGACCTGCCCGACCAGCGCTTCTACCTGGTTGCCCCTTACAAACCGATTGCCGCGACACCCTGA